A stretch of Pseudoprevotella muciniphila DNA encodes these proteins:
- the der gene encoding ribosome biogenesis GTPase Der, protein MNLVAIVGRPNVGKSTLFNRLTGTRQAIVSDEAGTTRDRQYGKAEWTGREFSVVDTGGWVVNSDDIFEEEIRKQVMLATEEADVILFMVDVKTGVTDLDEQVAKILRSTKVPVILCANKCDDNVSQYEAAEFYSLGLGDPYCISSATGSGTGDLLDLLVSKFKTGAKNEEEGEDIPRIAVVGRPNAGKSSIINAFIGEDRNIVTDIAGTTRDSILTRYNKFGFDFYIVDTAGIRRKNKVTEDLEFYSVMRAIRAIENSDVCILMIDATRGIEAQDMNIFQIIQRNSKGLVVAINKWDIAEDKSPQSIKHFEASIRERMAPFSDFPIIFTSAITKQRIFKVLDTAKHVYDNRRRKISTHKLNEELLPVIEAYPPPSLKGKYIKIKYCSQVPDTKIPTFIFYANLPQYVKESYRRFLENQIRQRWDFSGTPINIFIRQK, encoded by the coding sequence ATGAATTTAGTAGCAATAGTAGGCCGGCCCAATGTCGGCAAATCAACACTTTTCAATCGCCTCACCGGCACGCGTCAGGCGATAGTGAGCGACGAGGCAGGTACCACGCGCGACCGCCAGTATGGCAAGGCAGAATGGACAGGCAGGGAGTTTTCCGTGGTAGATACCGGCGGTTGGGTAGTGAACTCCGACGACATATTCGAAGAAGAAATCCGCAAGCAGGTGATGCTTGCCACCGAGGAGGCTGACGTCATTCTCTTCATGGTTGACGTGAAGACCGGCGTTACGGACCTCGACGAGCAAGTGGCTAAGATACTTCGCAGCACAAAGGTGCCTGTGATACTCTGCGCGAACAAGTGCGACGACAACGTGAGCCAGTACGAAGCCGCAGAGTTCTACAGCCTTGGACTTGGCGACCCTTACTGCATATCATCTGCCACGGGCAGCGGCACGGGCGACTTGCTTGATCTGCTTGTGTCGAAATTCAAGACGGGCGCCAAGAATGAAGAGGAAGGCGAGGATATTCCCCGCATAGCGGTTGTCGGCCGTCCCAATGCCGGCAAGAGCAGCATCATCAATGCTTTCATTGGAGAAGACCGCAACATCGTTACCGACATTGCAGGCACCACTCGCGATAGTATTCTGACACGCTACAACAAGTTTGGTTTCGACTTCTACATCGTTGACACGGCAGGCATCCGCCGTAAGAACAAGGTTACGGAAGACCTGGAGTTCTACTCCGTGATGCGCGCCATCCGCGCCATAGAGAACTCTGATGTCTGCATCCTGATGATTGATGCCACCCGCGGCATAGAGGCTCAGGACATGAACATTTTCCAGATTATCCAACGCAACAGCAAAGGTCTTGTGGTTGCCATCAACAAATGGGACATTGCCGAAGACAAGAGCCCGCAGAGTATCAAGCACTTCGAGGCGTCCATCCGTGAACGCATGGCACCTTTCAGCGACTTCCCCATCATTTTCACGTCAGCGATTACCAAGCAGCGCATCTTCAAGGTGCTTGACACGGCTAAACACGTCTATGACAACCGTCGCAGAAAAATTTCCACCCACAAACTCAACGAAGAACTGCTTCCCGTGATTGAGGCATATCCCCCACCCTCGCTCAAGGGCAAGTATATCAAGATAAAGTATTGCTCGCAGGTGCCGGACACGAAGATACCCACTTTCATCTTCTATGCCAACCTTCCTCAATACGTAAAGGAATCGTATCGCCGGTTCCTCGAAAACCAGATACGGCAGCGCTGGGACTTCTCAGGTACGCCCATCAATATCTTTATACGGCAGAAGTGA
- the ligA gene encoding NAD-dependent DNA ligase LigA, giving the protein MNDTERILYLRSELHRHNYNYYVKNSPEISDMEFDGLMRELQDLEAAHPEMYDANSPSVRVGSDISNDFKQIVHAYPMLSLGNTYDRDEVRDFYNRVKSGLDGEDFEICCELKFDGLSISLIYEDGRLAHAVTRGDGVKGDDVTANVRTIKSIPLVLAPDGNYPSHFEIRGEVLMPWESFEDLNRKRELREEALFANPRNAASGTLKSKNSSVVAERHLDAYLYYLLGDDIPTDSHYDNLQRAKSWGFKVSDATSLARTLDDIYKYIDYWDVERRNLPVATDGIVLKVNDIRQQERLGYTAKTPRWAIAYKFKAERACTRLNEVTFQVGRTGAVTPVANMDPVQLAGTIVKRASLHNEDIIKQLDLYIGDMVYVEKAGEIIPQIVGVNFDERSLLLGEKVEFIKHCPECGTPLVRYEGEAAHYCPNDSSCPPQIKGRIEHYISREAMNIDSLGPETVDAYFEQGLLKDVSDLYRIKITDICGYDRSREKSARKIINAIEASKEVPFDRVLYALGIRFVGRVAARQIAQHFRSMERLKTASAEDLLEVEGIGAVIANSIVSFLSNSNNAALIDRLAEAGVKMELPETVKASDKLAGKSIVISGTFARHSREEYKSIIEQHGGKNVSSISKKTSFVFAGDNMGPSKLEKANKLGIPIVNEEEFLSMIGEA; this is encoded by the coding sequence ATGAACGATACTGAACGGATATTATATTTGCGGAGCGAGTTGCACCGGCACAACTACAACTATTACGTCAAGAACAGCCCTGAGATCAGCGACATGGAATTTGACGGGCTGATGCGTGAGTTGCAGGATCTTGAAGCGGCTCATCCTGAGATGTACGACGCCAATTCTCCCTCCGTGAGAGTAGGCAGTGACATCAGCAATGACTTCAAACAGATTGTTCATGCTTACCCCATGCTTTCGCTGGGCAACACCTACGACAGAGACGAAGTCCGCGATTTCTACAACCGCGTGAAGTCAGGTCTCGACGGTGAGGATTTTGAGATTTGCTGCGAGTTGAAATTTGACGGTCTTAGCATATCGCTCATCTACGAAGACGGCCGGCTTGCCCACGCTGTTACACGCGGTGACGGCGTGAAAGGCGATGATGTTACAGCCAATGTGCGTACCATCAAGTCTATTCCCTTAGTTCTTGCCCCAGATGGCAATTATCCTTCACATTTCGAGATACGCGGCGAGGTACTCATGCCGTGGGAGAGTTTTGAAGATCTCAACCGCAAGCGCGAACTTCGCGAGGAAGCCCTTTTTGCCAACCCGCGCAATGCTGCCTCGGGCACTCTGAAGAGCAAGAATTCGAGTGTTGTTGCAGAGCGCCATTTAGACGCATATCTCTACTATCTTCTCGGCGATGACATTCCTACGGACAGTCATTACGACAACTTGCAGCGCGCCAAATCGTGGGGCTTCAAGGTATCGGACGCAACGAGTCTTGCCCGTACACTTGACGACATCTACAAATACATCGACTACTGGGACGTTGAGCGCAGAAATCTTCCTGTTGCTACCGACGGCATCGTGCTGAAGGTAAACGACATCCGTCAACAGGAGAGATTGGGTTACACAGCCAAGACACCACGCTGGGCAATAGCCTACAAGTTCAAGGCAGAGAGGGCTTGCACCCGTCTGAACGAGGTTACGTTCCAGGTGGGGCGTACTGGCGCTGTCACACCCGTTGCCAACATGGATCCGGTGCAGTTGGCAGGCACTATCGTGAAACGTGCTTCGCTCCATAATGAGGACATCATCAAGCAACTCGACCTCTACATCGGCGACATGGTTTATGTGGAAAAAGCCGGCGAGATTATTCCGCAGATAGTTGGTGTAAACTTTGATGAGCGCAGCCTGCTGCTGGGTGAGAAAGTGGAATTTATCAAGCACTGCCCCGAGTGCGGTACTCCGCTTGTGCGCTACGAAGGTGAAGCGGCGCACTATTGCCCCAACGACAGCAGTTGTCCACCACAGATTAAGGGGCGCATAGAACACTACATCAGCCGTGAGGCGATGAACATAGACTCTTTAGGACCTGAGACGGTGGATGCTTATTTCGAGCAGGGACTCTTGAAGGACGTATCGGACCTGTACAGGATAAAAATCACGGACATCTGCGGTTACGACAGGAGCAGAGAGAAATCGGCAAGAAAAATCATCAATGCCATAGAAGCCAGTAAGGAAGTGCCTTTCGACAGGGTGCTGTATGCCCTTGGCATCAGGTTCGTGGGCAGAGTGGCAGCCCGCCAGATAGCACAGCATTTCCGTTCGATGGAAAGGCTTAAGACTGCCAGCGCGGAAGATTTGCTTGAGGTGGAAGGTATTGGCGCAGTAATTGCCAACAGTATCGTTTCTTTCCTGAGCAATTCGAACAATGCGGCACTTATCGACCGTCTGGCAGAAGCCGGTGTGAAGATGGAACTGCCCGAAACGGTCAAGGCTTCCGACAAACTTGCAGGCAAAAGCATCGTTATCAGCGGCACCTTTGCCCGCCACAGTCGCGAGGAATATAAATCCATCATCGAACAGCACGGCGGCAAAAACGTGAGCAGTATCTCGAAGAAGACCTCCTTCGTCTTTGCCGGCGACAACATGGGGCCATCAAAACTCGAGAAAGCCAACAAACTCGGCATTCCCATCGTCAACGAGGAGGAGTTCCTGTCGATGATAGGCGAAGCGTAA
- the dapA gene encoding 4-hydroxy-tetrahydrodipicolinate synthase encodes MKKNIFRGLGIAEITPFQENGEVDYEALTALTQSFMDCVDFICVLGTTAETPCLTADEKQKIIDTIQAVNQGRLPILLGAGGNNTREVCNNVKNCPEGIDGVLIVCPYYNKPTQEGLYQHFKAVAESTPLPVVLYNVPGRTGVNLSSATTLRLANDVENIVAIKEASGMIDQIEEIIDKSPEGFEVISGDDGITFELLTLGAVGVISVLGNAYPSEFGEMVHSVLNNEYDTALRRQQQFRPLYKMLFADGNPAGVKALLNIQGKAENVLRLPLVPATDKTVSALKDFDAQMR; translated from the coding sequence ATGAAAAAGAATATATTTCGCGGTCTTGGCATCGCCGAAATCACGCCTTTCCAGGAGAACGGCGAAGTGGATTACGAGGCACTGACTGCCCTGACACAATCGTTCATGGACTGCGTTGATTTCATTTGTGTGCTTGGCACTACAGCAGAGACACCATGCCTCACAGCAGACGAGAAACAGAAAATCATCGACACTATTCAGGCAGTTAACCAAGGTCGCCTGCCCATCCTTCTCGGTGCCGGCGGCAACAACACGCGCGAAGTGTGCAACAACGTCAAGAATTGCCCAGAAGGCATTGACGGTGTTCTGATTGTTTGTCCCTATTACAACAAACCGACCCAAGAGGGGCTTTACCAACACTTCAAGGCTGTGGCTGAGAGTACGCCGCTGCCCGTGGTGCTTTATAACGTGCCCGGACGCACGGGGGTGAACCTCTCTTCTGCGACCACACTCCGCCTGGCTAACGATGTGGAAAACATCGTGGCTATCAAGGAGGCTTCAGGCATGATAGACCAGATTGAGGAAATCATTGATAAATCTCCTGAAGGATTTGAAGTTATCAGCGGCGATGACGGCATTACTTTCGAACTGCTCACGCTTGGTGCCGTTGGTGTAATTTCAGTGCTTGGCAATGCATATCCTTCTGAATTTGGCGAGATGGTACATAGTGTGCTTAACAATGAATATGACACAGCGCTTCGCCGCCAACAACAATTCCGCCCACTTTACAAGATGCTGTTTGCCGACGGCAATCCAGCAGGTGTAAAAGCATTGCTGAACATTCAGGGAAAAGCGGAAAACGTGCTCCGTCTGCCGCTCGTTCCAGCCACAGATAAGACCGTTTCTGCACTGAAAGATTTTGACGCGCAGATGCGATAA
- a CDS encoding DIP1984 family protein — MKLSEALSLRKDLQTRITQLASRLDNNVVSQEGDEPAENPKELLAELKSCIEQFEYYIYCINATNMQVTNDKGVPLTKLLAKREALSRHIQVLQGVFNTASSVGSNNRYSRTEIKSVANIDIKPLRKQVDELSQQYRLLDIEIQTMNFKYDLIEE; from the coding sequence ATGAAATTATCTGAGGCATTAAGCCTACGTAAAGACCTGCAGACTCGTATTACCCAGTTAGCGTCACGCTTGGATAACAATGTGGTTTCTCAAGAAGGCGATGAGCCTGCGGAGAATCCGAAAGAGTTGTTAGCAGAACTAAAAAGTTGCATAGAGCAATTCGAATATTACATCTATTGCATAAACGCCACAAATATGCAAGTGACCAACGACAAGGGCGTACCACTGACCAAATTGTTAGCCAAACGAGAAGCATTAAGCAGGCACATTCAAGTTCTGCAAGGTGTTTTCAACACTGCATCTTCAGTCGGCAGCAATAACAGATACAGTCGTACGGAGATTAAGAGCGTTGCAAATATTGACATTAAGCCGCTACGCAAACAGGTTGATGAACTATCGCAACAGTACAGGCTACTTGATATTGAGATTCAGACGATGAACTTCAAGTATGACCTTATAGAAGAGTAG
- a CDS encoding 5-formyltetrahydrofolate cyclo-ligase, whose product MGDAEQKKRIRKEISILKKQMSEMQRTQFSLQLQKRIENHPRFKSAKTVLLYSALPDEPETKKLINRWHDTKKILLPVVVGEELVLKVYEGENLMKTGAFGIKEPQGKDFNDYLSIDLAIIPGVAFDQELNRLGRGKGYYDRLLSHPDIKAYKMGCCFPFQIVQRVPAEPHDFKMDEVIFQ is encoded by the coding sequence ATGGGTGACGCAGAGCAGAAAAAACGCATCAGAAAAGAAATTAGCATCCTGAAAAAACAAATGTCAGAGATGCAGCGCACGCAATTCTCCCTTCAGTTGCAGAAGAGAATAGAAAACCATCCACGATTTAAGTCTGCAAAAACTGTATTGCTCTACAGCGCATTGCCCGATGAGCCGGAAACAAAGAAACTGATAAACCGATGGCACGACACAAAAAAAATTCTCCTCCCTGTGGTAGTCGGAGAAGAACTCGTGCTGAAAGTGTATGAAGGAGAAAACTTGATGAAAACGGGTGCATTTGGGATAAAAGAGCCGCAAGGAAAAGATTTCAATGACTACCTTTCAATAGATCTGGCTATTATCCCGGGTGTGGCTTTTGATCAGGAACTCAATCGTTTAGGCAGGGGAAAAGGGTATTACGACAGGCTTCTCTCGCATCCTGATATCAAAGCCTATAAGATGGGCTGTTGTTTTCCGTTCCAGATAGTTCAACGCGTCCCCGCAGAACCGCACGATTTCAAAATGGACGAAGTCATTTTTCAATAG
- a CDS encoding S41 family peptidase produces the protein MAKQASKYTPIFVAIGVVFGIFIGSFLANHLGGKRVSIINSSSSKISDMLHLIDDYYVDTVDMENLTERALPSILRELDPHSKYISAADVEASMQELNGSFSGIGVRFTIYDDTVCVVRVIEGGPSDKVGLKAGDRILAINGKPYIGKDVVSNDTTMKLLKGPKGTSVSLTLLRRGQKPFTKTIVRDDVPLPSVDAAYMLDKTAAYVRITTFGSTTYDEFMMAMDDLSAKGMKSLIIDLRGNLGGYMETAVSIANEFLEDNKLIVYTQGRKSPREERRSNGKGRFQKMPFVVLVDETSASASEIMAGAFQDNDRAMIVGRRTFGKGLVQVPIEFADGSMLRLTKARYYTPSGRCLQKPYSPGDEEEYESDLLQRAESGEYFSQDSIKHSDEKYRTSIGRTVYGGGGITADIFIPKDTIGATEYLRDAILKGLINKFSFSFVDNNRSRLDNFKTETALENYLNSIDIVEQFAQYAAKNELPRKDDQLKKSAKLLKEYLLTNILIDQLDTQGAVEYLNRTDEFVLKALELIKTNKTYPEQETKALGKKAVAKVSHIAFPMVYAPRTLALHFVSAANRHWNNG, from the coding sequence ATGGCGAAACAAGCATCCAAATACACACCGATTTTCGTAGCCATAGGTGTGGTGTTTGGTATTTTCATAGGTTCTTTTCTCGCTAACCATCTTGGCGGGAAGAGGGTCAGCATCATCAACTCATCAAGCAGCAAAATCAGCGACATGCTGCACCTGATTGATGATTATTACGTTGACACCGTTGACATGGAAAACCTCACAGAGAGGGCGCTGCCGAGCATTCTCAGAGAACTCGACCCACACTCCAAGTATATCTCTGCAGCCGACGTGGAGGCATCAATGCAGGAACTGAATGGCAGTTTTTCCGGCATAGGTGTGCGCTTCACCATCTATGACGACACAGTCTGTGTTGTAAGGGTCATAGAGGGTGGACCGTCCGACAAGGTAGGCCTCAAGGCGGGGGACAGAATTCTGGCAATCAACGGAAAACCATATATAGGAAAGGATGTCGTCAGCAACGACACAACCATGAAATTGCTCAAAGGACCTAAAGGCACGTCTGTCAGTCTCACCCTTCTCCGGAGAGGGCAGAAGCCTTTCACGAAGACAATCGTCAGAGACGATGTGCCGCTGCCAAGCGTCGATGCAGCCTATATGCTCGACAAAACAGCGGCTTACGTGCGGATAACAACCTTCGGAAGCACCACATACGACGAATTCATGATGGCTATGGACGACCTCTCGGCTAAAGGTATGAAGTCGCTCATCATCGACCTCCGCGGAAATCTTGGAGGGTATATGGAAACGGCTGTGAGTATCGCCAACGAGTTCCTCGAAGACAATAAACTTATAGTCTATACACAAGGCAGGAAATCGCCCAGAGAGGAGAGAAGAAGTAACGGAAAAGGGCGCTTCCAGAAAATGCCGTTCGTTGTCCTCGTGGATGAAACCAGTGCGTCCGCCAGCGAAATCATGGCAGGAGCATTCCAGGACAACGACCGTGCAATGATTGTAGGAAGAAGAACATTCGGAAAAGGACTCGTGCAAGTACCTATAGAATTCGCTGACGGAAGCATGCTGAGGCTCACAAAGGCAAGATATTACACACCCTCGGGGCGCTGCTTGCAAAAACCGTATAGTCCGGGCGACGAGGAAGAATACGAAAGCGACCTCCTGCAAAGGGCAGAGAGCGGAGAATATTTCTCGCAGGACAGCATCAAGCACTCGGATGAGAAATACAGGACATCAATCGGAAGAACTGTATATGGAGGAGGCGGAATAACAGCCGATATTTTCATACCGAAAGACACCATCGGAGCAACGGAATATCTCAGAGATGCAATCCTTAAGGGACTGATAAATAAGTTCTCATTCTCTTTTGTGGACAATAACCGCTCCAGACTCGACAATTTCAAGACAGAAACCGCGCTGGAGAACTATCTCAACAGCATCGACATCGTGGAGCAGTTTGCACAGTATGCAGCAAAGAACGAACTGCCCAGAAAAGACGACCAACTGAAAAAGTCGGCAAAACTGCTCAAGGAGTATCTCCTCACTAACATTCTCATCGATCAGTTGGACACACAGGGCGCCGTGGAATACCTGAATAGGACGGACGAGTTTGTGCTGAAGGCACTGGAACTGATAAAGACCAACAAAACGTATCCTGAACAGGAAACAAAGGCGTTGGGCAAGAAAGCGGTAGCCAAAGTCAGCCATATTGCTTTCCCCATGGTATATGCGCCTCGGACGCTCGCCCTGCATTTCGTTTCCGCAGCAAACAGACATTGGAACAATGGGTGA
- a CDS encoding deoxycytidylate deaminase, whose amino-acid sequence MNKQELLDRRYLRMAKIWAENSYCQRRQVGALIVKDKMIISDGYNGTPSGFENVCEDDNNVTKPYVLHAEANAITKIARSGNNSDGATLYVTDSPCIECAKLIIQAGIKRVVYAKEYRLKDGIELLQRAHIEVKYIPTEEE is encoded by the coding sequence ATGAATAAGCAGGAACTACTCGACAGACGATACCTCAGAATGGCAAAAATATGGGCAGAAAACTCATATTGCCAGCGAAGGCAGGTTGGCGCACTGATAGTGAAGGACAAAATGATTATCAGCGACGGATACAACGGAACGCCTTCAGGGTTTGAAAACGTCTGCGAAGACGATAACAACGTAACAAAGCCATACGTGCTGCACGCAGAGGCCAATGCCATAACTAAAATAGCGCGCTCAGGAAACAATTCCGATGGAGCAACGCTCTATGTAACCGACTCGCCCTGCATAGAATGTGCAAAACTTATCATACAGGCGGGCATAAAACGTGTGGTCTATGCAAAGGAATACCGCCTCAAGGACGGCATAGAACTGCTCCAGAGGGCTCATATAGAAGTGAAATACATTCCCACAGAGGAAGAATAA
- a CDS encoding M3 family metallopeptidase — MNNPFSEKYNTLHETIPFGKIKMQHFEPAVLEGIKKEKEEEDNIANNPEQPTFENTILAIDRKGEMLSRVLAVMYNLMSAETCDELDELAQKMTPIISQHNSDFILNERIFKRVKAVYDAKPDLSEEDAMLLEKTYEAFEQNGANLEEKDKARFRELREELSKTTLKFSQNHLKETNAYELHLTDAKDVDGLPESQLEQAAQCANEKGMTGWVFTLKAPSYAPFMQYAKNRELRKQMYMAYNTQCTHRNEYNNYETVAKIVNLRRELAQLLGHNTYAEHVLQRRMAEKPENVYNLFRQLEQNYHQPALKEVEAVEAMAKEMEGNDFQLMPWDFAYYSHKLQLKKYDLDAEMLRPYFPLEKVKKGIFQLANRLYGITFRENPDIEVYHKDVVAYEVFDADGTFLAVFYADFFPRKGKQSGAWMTNYAEQWVDDEGKDHRPIVSIVTNFTPPAAERPSLLTLGEVETFLHEFGHALHGIFSKTKRQTLSGTNVYWDFVELPSQFMENYAIEKDFLNTFAEHYETHEPLPDELVKKIIDSRNFNVAYACMRQLSFGVLDMAYYDRKEPFCEDVRTFEHQAWSKVQILPQVDEACMSVQFGHIMSGGYAAGYYSYKWAEVLDADAFGLFKESGIFDRDTAQKFRTCILSKGATSHPMKLYEDFRGRKPTIDALLKRNGIKE; from the coding sequence ATGAACAACCCTTTCTCCGAAAAATACAACACTTTGCACGAAACCATCCCCTTCGGAAAAATCAAAATGCAGCATTTTGAGCCAGCCGTACTCGAAGGTATTAAGAAAGAAAAAGAGGAAGAGGACAACATCGCAAATAATCCCGAACAGCCTACGTTCGAGAACACCATACTCGCCATCGACAGAAAAGGAGAAATGCTCTCAAGAGTGCTCGCAGTGATGTACAACCTGATGAGTGCTGAAACGTGCGACGAATTGGACGAACTCGCGCAGAAAATGACGCCGATAATCTCCCAGCACAACTCCGACTTTATACTCAACGAAAGAATCTTCAAGCGTGTAAAGGCTGTTTACGATGCAAAGCCCGACTTGTCGGAAGAAGATGCCATGCTTCTCGAAAAAACATACGAAGCCTTCGAACAGAATGGCGCAAATCTCGAAGAGAAAGACAAGGCAAGATTTAGAGAATTAAGAGAAGAACTCTCGAAGACAACGCTCAAGTTCTCGCAGAATCATCTAAAAGAAACTAATGCATACGAACTGCATCTGACAGATGCTAAAGATGTGGATGGTCTTCCGGAAAGCCAACTCGAACAAGCCGCTCAATGTGCAAACGAAAAAGGCATGACAGGATGGGTGTTCACGCTCAAGGCACCCAGTTACGCGCCATTCATGCAGTATGCCAAAAACAGGGAGTTGAGAAAACAGATGTACATGGCGTATAACACGCAATGTACTCATCGGAATGAATACAACAATTACGAAACTGTTGCAAAAATAGTTAACCTCAGAAGAGAACTTGCGCAACTGCTCGGACACAACACCTATGCAGAGCATGTGTTGCAAAGAAGAATGGCAGAAAAGCCCGAGAATGTTTACAACCTCTTCAGACAACTCGAGCAGAACTATCACCAGCCCGCACTTAAGGAGGTGGAAGCCGTCGAAGCCATGGCAAAAGAGATGGAAGGTAACGACTTTCAACTAATGCCCTGGGACTTCGCATACTACAGCCACAAACTCCAACTCAAGAAATATGACCTCGATGCCGAAATGCTGCGCCCCTATTTCCCGCTCGAAAAAGTAAAGAAGGGTATTTTCCAACTCGCAAACCGACTCTATGGCATCACATTCAGGGAAAACCCCGACATAGAAGTCTATCACAAGGATGTTGTGGCATACGAAGTGTTCGATGCCGACGGAACGTTCCTCGCAGTGTTCTATGCCGACTTTTTCCCAAGAAAAGGAAAGCAGAGTGGGGCATGGATGACCAACTATGCAGAGCAGTGGGTGGACGACGAGGGAAAAGACCACAGGCCCATCGTGTCTATAGTAACCAATTTTACACCGCCTGCAGCCGAGCGCCCCTCCCTGCTTACACTCGGAGAAGTGGAAACCTTCCTCCACGAGTTCGGACATGCACTGCACGGCATCTTCTCAAAAACGAAAAGGCAGACGCTCAGCGGAACTAATGTTTACTGGGATTTTGTGGAACTGCCCTCGCAGTTTATGGAGAATTATGCCATAGAGAAGGATTTCCTAAACACATTTGCAGAACATTACGAAACGCATGAACCGCTGCCCGACGAACTCGTCAAGAAAATCATCGACAGCAGAAACTTCAACGTGGCGTATGCCTGCATGAGGCAACTCTCCTTTGGTGTGCTCGACATGGCATATTACGACCGAAAGGAGCCTTTCTGCGAAGACGTAAGGACGTTCGAACACCAGGCATGGAGCAAAGTGCAGATTTTGCCACAAGTGGACGAGGCATGCATGTCAGTGCAGTTCGGACACATCATGTCGGGAGGATATGCTGCAGGGTATTACAGTTACAAGTGGGCAGAGGTGCTGGATGCTGATGCCTTCGGACTATTCAAGGAAAGCGGCATCTTCGACAGGGATACGGCACAGAAATTCAGAACATGTATCCTCTCAAAGGGTGCAACAAGCCACCCCATGAAACTCTATGAAGACTTCCGTGGCAGGAAACCGACTATCGATGCACTCCTCAAGCGAAATGGTATTAAAGAATAA
- a CDS encoding tetratricopeptide repeat protein, giving the protein MRIKLILILIIAVVLGNHPVHAQKAYKAIRTSLKNKKPDDALKSFQTLRKDSAHMSDPKLYQFAVAAYTQKYEALNQTIYLKQKYDTAQFFTTNYSLCENILICDSLEQLKIKSEEKLYKEFKYRKSNCELLRKCANNISSGGRYYFSKGKYKEADPFFKMYLAIPKKPIWGNDTTTISRKTYFDNIYFNMCSLYEQKKYDEMMQYEETLLADSNVRKYALEYYTLAAEAKGDYTHYVELLRIGAFENPDQPFYFTELADYYNERNDYHSAYELAESLLQKDSMNIYYLECKSLCLIKMEKYEEAVDVAKKCLAIDSTMIEAYFYIGAAYSNLATKVNFPTNVKSKEYKNAKKQQSNYYSLAKPYVEHYRKMAPDRQDRWAPLLYNIYLNLNYGREFGEIETLLNNARK; this is encoded by the coding sequence TTGAGAATAAAACTAATCCTCATACTCATCATCGCCGTCGTCTTGGGTAATCACCCTGTCCATGCGCAGAAGGCATATAAAGCCATCAGGACAAGTCTCAAGAACAAAAAACCGGACGATGCACTTAAATCCTTCCAGACACTCAGGAAGGACTCTGCACACATGTCCGACCCTAAACTGTATCAGTTTGCAGTAGCGGCTTACACACAAAAATACGAAGCGCTCAACCAAACCATTTATCTTAAGCAGAAATACGACACGGCACAGTTCTTTACCACAAACTACAGTCTCTGCGAGAATATCCTAATTTGCGACTCGTTGGAGCAACTGAAAATTAAGTCGGAAGAGAAACTGTATAAAGAATTCAAATATAGAAAATCAAATTGCGAACTCTTGAGGAAGTGCGCAAACAACATCAGTTCGGGAGGACGTTATTATTTCTCAAAAGGGAAATACAAGGAGGCTGACCCCTTCTTCAAAATGTACCTGGCGATACCCAAAAAACCTATTTGGGGTAACGATACAACCACCATAAGCAGAAAAACCTATTTCGACAACATCTATTTCAATATGTGCAGCCTCTATGAGCAGAAGAAGTACGATGAAATGATGCAATACGAAGAAACACTACTTGCCGACTCAAATGTGAGAAAATATGCATTGGAGTATTACACACTTGCGGCAGAAGCAAAAGGCGATTACACGCACTATGTGGAACTCCTGAGAATAGGAGCATTCGAAAATCCTGACCAGCCGTTTTATTTCACAGAATTGGCAGACTATTATAACGAAAGAAATGACTATCACTCCGCGTACGAATTAGCCGAATCCTTGTTGCAGAAAGATAGTATGAATATCTACTATCTCGAATGTAAAAGCCTCTGTCTCATTAAGATGGAGAAATATGAAGAAGCAGTGGACGTGGCAAAAAAATGTTTGGCGATAGATAGCACAATGATAGAAGCCTATTTCTATATAGGCGCCGCATATTCAAACCTCGCAACAAAAGTGAATTTTCCTACCAACGTCAAGAGTAAAGAATACAAAAACGCGAAAAAACAGCAAAGCAATTATTATTCCCTCGCAAAACCATACGTTGAACATTATCGCAAGATGGCACCGGACAGGCAGGACAGATGGGCACCATTGCTCTACAATATCTATCTGAATCTCAACTATGGCAGAGAATTTGGGGAAATAGAAACTCTGCTCAATAATGCAAGGAAATAA